The following are encoded together in the Salvia hispanica cultivar TCC Black 2014 chromosome 6, UniMelb_Shisp_WGS_1.0, whole genome shotgun sequence genome:
- the LOC125193987 gene encoding extended synaptotagmin-1 has protein sequence MARTKKKLFDLEGAVESWYKLVEQQPLLPFVVPLLLFLWAVEKWLFSLSNWVLLVCAVWATIQYGSYQQRNIVDDLNKKWMQVTLNTSPVTPLEHCEWLNKLLMEVWLNYVNPKLSSRFASIIERRLKHRKSRLIERIELQGFSLGSRPPLLGLQGACWATSGDQRILRCSFDWDSDDVNILLSAKLAMPLMGTARIIVNSIHIKGNLLFMPILEGKAIAYSFVSTPEVRLGVAFGSGGSQSLPATELPGVSSWLVKLATETLNKRMVEPRRQCLALPPEDLHKKAVGGILYVTVLSASKLSGHNLKSNGSSKQFNCANPDAVPSDNKELQTFVEIELEELTRKTDCRAGSSPKWDSTFNLILHENAGVLKFHLYQRTPGSIKYDYLTCCEVKVRYVQDDSTIFWAIGDNNSVIAKHADVCGKEIEMTIPFEGGNLGELNVRLVLKEWLFSDGSHSSTNLNASSRHSLGSSSNYFSTTGRKICITVVEGKDLLVKDKIGKSDPYVKLQYGKAVQRTKPALHSSNPTWNQRFEFDEIGGGEYLKVKCLLEETLGDESIGSARVNLEGLVEGSIRDVYIPLEKVNSGELRLQIEAIKVDDGENSRGSHTRTNGWIELVLIEARDLIAADLRGTSDPYVRIHYGNLKKSTKVMYKTLSPKWHQTLEFPDDGSPLTLHVKDHNTLLPTSSIGDCVVEYQMLAPNQMAEKWIPLQGVKRGEIHIQVTRKVPELEKRSSVDSEASPTKVRHEILNRIKETMIKLRSQVDNEDSDAVSESLNELESLHESQEEYLFRLETEQIMLIDKINELGQEIFNSSPSLLRTSTIP, from the exons TACGGAAGTTATCAGCAGCGAAACATTGTGGACGACTTGAATAAGAAATGGATGCAAGTGACACTAAACACTTCA CCTGTCACACCTTTAGAACACTGCGAATGGCTGAACAAGCTATTAATGGAAGTTTGGCTGAACTACGTAAACCCAAAACTTTCTTCACGATTTGCGTCTATAATTGAG AGGCGCTTGAAGCATAGGAAATCAAGGCTAATT GAAAGGATAGAGTTACAAGGATTTTCTCTTGGCTCTCGTCCTCCTTTACTTGGGCTGCAGGGAGCCTGTTGGGCAACATCAGGTGATCAG CGAATCTTGCGATGTAGTTTTGACTGGGACTCAGATGATGTAAATATACTCTTGTCGGCTAAGTTGGCTATGCCTTTAATGGGGACAGCCCGAATTATTGTAAACAGCATCCACATCAAGGGCAAT CTTCTTTTCATGCCAATATTAGAAGGAAAAGCGATAGCATATTCCTTTGTATCGACTCCTGAGGTCAGACTTGGTGTCGCTTTCGGAAGTGGTGGAAGCCAGTCTCTACCCGCAACTGAGCTTCCGGGTGTTTCGTCATGGTTg GTCAAACTTGCAACTGAAACACTGAATAAGAGGATGGTTGAACCACGCCGTCAGTGTCTTGCTCTGCCACCTGAAGATTTGCACAAGAAAGCTGTTGGTGGTATATTATATGTAACAGTGCTCTCTGCTAGCAAGCTTTCGGGTCATAACCTGAAGAGCAATGGCTCCTCGAAGCAATTCAACTGTGCAAATCCAGATGCAGTCCCCAGTGACAACAAAGAGCTTCAGACATTTGTAGAGATAGAACTCGAGGAGCTCACCAGGAAAACAGATTGTAGAGCAGGATCTTCTCCTAAGTGGGACTCGACATTCAACCTAATCCTGCATGAAAATGCAGGAGTTCTTAAATTTCATCTCTATCAACGCACCCCTGGAAGTATAAAGTACGACTATCTTACTTGCTGTGAAGTTAAG GTTAGGTATGTTCAAGATGATTCAACCATATTTTGGGCCATCGGAGATAATAACAGTGTGATTGCGAAACATGCTGACGTTTGTGGGAAAGAAATTGAGATGACAATTCCATTTGAGGGGGGTAATCTAGGAGAG CTAAATGTGAGGCTTGTACTGAAAGAGTGGCTGTTTTCTGATGGTTCACATAGCTCGACTAATTTAAATGCAAGCTCTCGTCATTCACTCGGTAGCTCATCGAACTATTTTTCCACAACCGGAAGGAAAATTTGTATTACTGTGGTTGAGGGCAAGGATCTCCTTGTGAAGGACAAAATCGGGAAATCTGACCCCTACGTCAAACTGCAGTATGGCAAG GCTGTCCAAAGAACGAAACCCGCCCTACATTCTTCAAATCCTACTTGGAATCAGAGATTTGAATTTGACGAAATAGGAGGTGGGGAATACTTGAAGGTAAAATGCTTGCTTGAGGAAACACTTGGCGATGAGAGTATTGGCAGTGCACGCGTGAATTTGGAAGGACTCGTGGAAGGTTCTATAAGGGACGTGTACATTCCCCTCGAAAAAGTCAATTCTGGAGAGCTGCGGCTTCAGATAGAAGCGATAAAAGTTGATGATGGTGAAAATTCAAGG GGTTCACATACTCGGACAAATGGTTGGATAGAGCTCGTTCTCATTGAAGCGAGAGATCTCATTGCTGCTGATCTCCGAGGAACTAGTGATCCTTACGTAAGGATACACTATGGCAACTTGAAGAAAAGTACTAAG GTAATGTACAAAACACTCAGCCCAAAATGGCACCAAACTCTAGAATTCCCCGATGATGGAAGTCCGCTCACGCTGCACGTGAAAGATCACAACACCTTGTTACCGACATCCAGCATAGGCGACTGCGTGGTCGAGTATCAGATGCTAGCCCCCAATCAGATGGCCGAAAAATGGATACCTCTGCAGGGAGTGAAACGCGGGGAGATCCACATCCAAGTCACAAGAAAAGTCCCCGAGCTCGAGAAGAGATCGAGCGTGGATTCCGAGGCATCCCCCACCAAAGTACGCCACGAAATCTTGAACCGG ATCAAGGAGACGATGATCAAGCTCCGATCGCAGGTCGACAACGAGGACTCCGATGCGGTTTCGGAATCGCTGAATGAGCTCGAAAGCCTGCACGAGAGCCAAGAGGAGTACTTGTTTCGACTTGAAACAGAGCAAATAATgctaattgataaaataaatgagcTTGGACAGGAAATCTTCAACTCGTCTCCTTCCCTGCTCAGGACTTCTACTATTCCTTGA